The Xanthomonas sp. DAR 34887 genome has a segment encoding these proteins:
- a CDS encoding HD domain-containing phosphohydrolase, with translation MQDASMSLSGVSSSSDRPDWAEGADNRLNIVIVDDQTSARTMLRHVIEDIAPELTVRDFGDSQAALAWCEAGKVDLLLLDYRMPGMDGLEFARRLRRLPKHRDIPIILITVVGDEPIRQAALEAGVIDFLVKPIRPRELRARCHNLLQLRLQSENIKQRAMSLEQRLLASMREVEERERETLSRLARAIEYRDAGTSAYLERMAHVAGLIAEQLGLSEDEVRVIEMAASLHDMGKIAIPDAVLLKPGKLNEEEMAVMRMHPRIGYELLSGSQNRFIQVGALIALRHHERYDGSGYPDGLVGEAIPLEARIVAVADVFDALISPRPYKEAWTMDATLAYLYAQRGRLFDPRCVDALFRGREQLHMICEKFSNASVRPGVAP, from the coding sequence ATGCAAGATGCCAGCATGAGCCTGTCCGGAGTATCCTCCAGCAGCGACCGCCCGGACTGGGCGGAGGGGGCGGACAATCGCTTGAACATCGTCATCGTCGACGATCAGACGTCTGCGCGCACCATGCTGCGCCACGTGATCGAGGACATTGCTCCGGAACTCACCGTGCGCGACTTCGGCGACTCGCAGGCCGCCCTGGCCTGGTGCGAAGCCGGCAAGGTCGACCTGTTGCTGCTCGACTACCGCATGCCGGGCATGGACGGGCTGGAATTCGCGCGGCGGCTGCGGCGGCTGCCCAAGCACCGCGACATTCCGATCATCCTGATCACCGTGGTCGGCGACGAGCCGATCCGCCAGGCTGCGCTGGAAGCGGGCGTCATCGACTTCCTGGTCAAGCCGATCCGCCCGCGCGAACTGCGCGCGCGCTGCCACAACCTGCTGCAGCTGCGGCTGCAGAGCGAGAACATCAAGCAGCGCGCGATGTCGCTGGAGCAGCGCCTGCTGGCCAGCATGCGCGAGGTCGAGGAGCGCGAACGCGAGACCCTGTCGCGGCTGGCGCGGGCGATCGAGTACCGCGACGCCGGGACCAGCGCCTACCTGGAGCGCATGGCGCACGTGGCCGGCCTGATCGCCGAGCAGCTGGGCCTGTCCGAGGACGAGGTCCGGGTCATCGAGATGGCCGCGAGCCTGCACGACATGGGCAAGATCGCCATTCCCGATGCGGTGCTGCTCAAGCCCGGCAAGCTGAACGAGGAAGAGATGGCGGTGATGCGCATGCATCCGCGCATCGGCTACGAACTGCTCAGCGGCAGCCAGAACCGCTTCATCCAGGTCGGCGCGCTGATCGCGCTGCGCCACCATGAACGGTACGATGGCAGCGGATACCCCGACGGCCTGGTCGGCGAAGCGATCCCGCTGGAGGCGCGGATCGTCGCGGTCGCCGACGTCTTCGACGCGCTGATCTCGCCGCGTCCCTACAAGGAAGCCTGGACCATGGATGCGACGCTCGCCTATCTGTACGCCCAACGCGGGCGCCTGTTCGACCCGCGCTGCGTGGACGCGCTGTTCCGCGGACGCGAGCAGTTGCACATGATCTGCGAGAAGTTTTCGAACGCGTCGGTCCGGCCGGGGGTTGCGCCGTGA
- the lysS gene encoding lysine--tRNA ligase — MTEQTPAPSLPVDENGLIAERRAKLGALRAQGVAYPNDFRRSDFAGDLQAEFADAERWSAEALEAEGRSLRLAGRLLAKRVMGKASFVQLQDESGRIQLFLQANALGPAYDAFKGWDIGDIIGVEGGLTRTKTGELSVRATALRLLTKALRPLPDKWHGLSDVEQRYRQRYVDLIVSPEAREVFVKRSKIIRAMRAWLDARRFLEVETPMMHYIPGGATAKPFTTHHNALDLDLYLRVAPELYLKRLVVGGLERVYEINRNFRNEGVSTRHNPEFTMMELYEAYATYHEVMDLTESVIRDVAQEVLGTTQVHWDGADIDLAPAFRRWRMDEAVRHHNPEISVADCTDRDALLRHCERLKIRTKPSYGWGKLLLEIFEATVEHTLIQPTFITDHPVEVSPLARSSDTEPGYTDRFELFINGKEIANGFSELNDPEDQAARFQAQVAAKEGGDDEAMHFDADYIRALEVGLPPTGGLGIGIDRLVMLLTGSSSIRDVLLFPYMRPEA, encoded by the coding sequence ATGACCGAGCAGACCCCCGCGCCGTCCCTTCCCGTCGACGAGAACGGCCTCATCGCCGAACGCCGCGCCAAGCTGGGAGCGCTGCGCGCGCAGGGCGTGGCCTATCCGAACGATTTCCGCCGCAGCGATTTCGCCGGCGACCTGCAGGCCGAGTTCGCCGACGCCGAGCGCTGGAGCGCCGAGGCGCTGGAGGCCGAAGGCCGCAGCCTGCGCCTTGCCGGGCGCCTGCTGGCCAAGCGGGTGATGGGCAAGGCCAGCTTCGTGCAGCTGCAGGACGAATCCGGGCGCATCCAGCTGTTCCTGCAGGCCAACGCGCTGGGTCCGGCCTACGACGCGTTCAAGGGCTGGGACATCGGCGACATCATCGGCGTGGAGGGCGGGCTGACCCGCACCAAGACCGGCGAGCTGTCGGTGCGCGCGACTGCGCTGCGGCTGCTGACCAAGGCGCTGCGCCCGCTGCCGGACAAGTGGCACGGCCTGTCCGACGTGGAGCAGCGCTACCGCCAGCGTTACGTGGACCTGATCGTGTCGCCGGAGGCGCGCGAGGTGTTCGTCAAGCGCTCCAAGATCATCCGCGCCATGCGCGCCTGGCTGGACGCGCGCCGGTTCCTGGAAGTGGAGACGCCGATGATGCATTACATCCCCGGTGGCGCCACCGCCAAGCCGTTCACCACCCACCACAATGCGCTGGACCTGGACCTGTACCTGCGCGTGGCGCCGGAGCTGTACCTGAAGCGGCTGGTGGTCGGCGGCCTGGAACGGGTCTACGAAATCAACCGCAATTTCCGCAACGAAGGCGTCAGTACCCGGCACAATCCCGAATTCACCATGATGGAGCTGTACGAGGCCTACGCCACGTACCACGAGGTGATGGACCTGACCGAGAGCGTGATCCGCGACGTGGCCCAGGAGGTGCTCGGCACCACCCAGGTGCACTGGGACGGCGCCGACATCGACCTGGCCCCGGCGTTCCGCCGCTGGCGCATGGACGAGGCGGTGCGCCACCACAACCCGGAGATCAGCGTCGCCGACTGCACCGACCGCGACGCGCTGCTGCGCCACTGCGAGCGGCTGAAGATCCGCACCAAGCCGTCCTACGGCTGGGGCAAGCTGCTGCTGGAGATCTTCGAGGCCACCGTCGAGCACACCCTGATCCAGCCGACCTTCATCACCGACCACCCGGTCGAAGTGTCGCCGCTGGCCCGTTCCAGCGACACCGAGCCCGGCTATACCGACCGCTTCGAGCTGTTCATCAACGGCAAGGAGATCGCCAACGGCTTCTCCGAACTCAACGATCCGGAAGACCAGGCGGCCCGGTTCCAGGCCCAGGTGGCGGCGAAGGAGGGCGGCGACGACGAAGCCATGCATTTCGATGCCGACTACATCCGCGCGCTGGAGGTCGGCCTGCCGCCCACCGGCGGCCTGGGCATCGGCATCGACCGGCTGGTAATGTTGCTGACCGGCAGCAGTTCGATCCGTGACGTGCTGCTGTTCCCGTACATGCGTCCGGAGGCTTAA
- the prfB gene encoding peptide chain release factor 2 (programmed frameshift) → MIELNPIRHRIADLSDRVLSLRGFLDYDVKKERLEEVTRELESPDVWNDPERAQGLGRERANLEKTVGGIASVLDGLNEALEFLELAESEDDEATALAVVADVDRFQAQVEKLEFQRMFSGQMDASNAFVDIQAGAGGTEAQDWAEILLRMYLRWCESRGWKTELMEVSGGEVAGIKSATLRVEGDFAYGWLKTETGVHRLVRKSPFDSDNRRHTSFTSVFVSPEVDDNIDIDINPADLKTDVYRSSGAGGQHVNKTESAVRITHVPTGIVVACQTGRSQHQNRDNAMKMLAAKLYELEIQKRNAERDAVEATKSDIGWGSQIRNYVLDQSRIKDLRTGIERTDTQKVLDGDLDEFVEASLKSGLEVGAKRSDA, encoded by the exons ATGATCGAACTCAATCCCATCCGCCACCGCATCGCCGATCTGTCCGATCGGGTGCTGTCGCTCCGGGGGTTTCTT GACTACGACGTCAAGAAAGAACGCCTAGAGGAAGTCACCCGGGAGCTGGAAAGCCCCGATGTCTGGAACGATCCCGAGCGCGCCCAGGGCCTGGGCCGTGAACGCGCCAACCTGGAGAAGACCGTCGGCGGCATCGCCAGCGTGCTCGACGGGCTGAACGAGGCGCTCGAGTTTCTCGAACTGGCCGAGAGCGAGGACGACGAGGCCACCGCGCTGGCGGTGGTCGCCGATGTCGATCGCTTCCAGGCGCAGGTGGAGAAGCTGGAATTCCAACGCATGTTCTCCGGGCAGATGGACGCCAGCAACGCCTTCGTCGACATCCAGGCCGGCGCCGGCGGCACCGAGGCCCAGGACTGGGCCGAGATCCTGCTGCGCATGTACCTGCGCTGGTGCGAATCGCGCGGCTGGAAGACCGAACTGATGGAAGTCTCCGGCGGCGAAGTCGCGGGCATCAAGTCGGCCACGTTGCGCGTGGAAGGCGATTTTGCCTACGGCTGGCTGAAGACCGAGACCGGCGTGCACCGGCTGGTACGCAAGTCGCCGTTCGATTCGGACAACCGCCGCCACACCAGCTTCACCTCGGTGTTCGTGTCGCCGGAAGTGGACGACAACATCGACATCGACATCAATCCGGCCGACCTGAAGACCGACGTCTACCGCTCCTCCGGCGCCGGCGGCCAGCACGTCAACAAGACCGAGTCGGCGGTGCGCATCACCCACGTGCCGACCGGCATCGTGGTCGCCTGCCAGACCGGGCGCAGCCAGCACCAGAACCGCGACAACGCGATGAAGATGCTCGCCGCCAAGCTGTACGAGCTGGAGATCCAGAAGCGCAACGCCGAGCGCGACGCGGTCGAGGCGACCAAGTCGGACATCGGCTGGGGCAGCCAGATCCGCAACTACGTGCTCGACCAGAGCCGGATCAAGGATCTGCGCACCGGCATCGAACGTACCGACACGCAGAAGGTGCTCGACGGCGACCTGGACGAATTCGTCGAGGCCAGCCTCAAGTCCGGCCTGGAAGTCGGCGCCAAACGCAGCGACGCCTGA
- a CDS encoding LytTR family DNA-binding domain-containing protein, whose translation MSESPTSMYARFLPWRRSFEIGFWIALTLVNGIANSITVLIDIRRSGLHFAAWEPALWEWSSGVVFLLIVPLLVVLTRRYPLHWDNWRRRLPAYLLGSVALSVLHVLGMVAIRSVAYRLQGAHYDFGPWPQGLAYEYLKDVRSLASMLLCVEMYRFLLRRWQGEAALLGAPDEGPPVESLERPERFLVRKLGREFLVAAADIEWLQASGNYVNLRVRGHDYPLRSTMAAIEARLDPAVFVRIHRSYMVNLGCVVSIEPLEAGEARVHLRDGSHVPCSRRYRAALRTAAGEGEAAIAE comes from the coding sequence ATGTCCGAATCGCCGACCAGCATGTACGCCCGTTTCCTGCCATGGCGCCGCAGTTTCGAGATCGGCTTCTGGATCGCGCTGACCCTGGTCAACGGCATCGCCAACAGCATCACCGTGCTGATCGACATCCGCCGCTCCGGGCTGCACTTCGCCGCGTGGGAGCCGGCGCTGTGGGAATGGTCCAGCGGCGTGGTGTTCCTGCTGATCGTGCCGCTGCTGGTGGTGCTGACCCGGCGCTATCCGCTGCACTGGGACAACTGGCGGCGCCGCCTGCCGGCGTATCTGCTGGGCAGCGTCGCGCTGTCGGTGCTGCATGTGCTGGGCATGGTCGCGATCCGCAGCGTGGCGTACCGGCTGCAGGGCGCGCACTACGACTTCGGCCCGTGGCCGCAGGGGCTGGCCTACGAATACCTGAAGGACGTGCGCAGCCTGGCCTCGATGCTGCTGTGCGTGGAGATGTACCGCTTCCTGCTGCGCCGCTGGCAGGGCGAGGCGGCCCTGCTCGGCGCGCCCGACGAAGGCCCGCCGGTGGAGTCGCTGGAGCGCCCGGAGCGCTTCCTGGTGCGCAAGCTCGGCCGCGAGTTCCTGGTCGCCGCCGCGGATATCGAATGGCTGCAGGCCTCGGGCAACTACGTCAACCTGCGCGTGCGCGGCCACGACTACCCGCTGCGCAGCACCATGGCCGCGATCGAGGCCAGGCTCGACCCGGCCGTGTTCGTGCGCATCCACCGCAGCTACATGGTCAACCTGGGCTGCGTGGTCTCGATCGAGCCGCTGGAGGCCGGCGAGGCGCGCGTGCACCTGCGCGACGGCAGCCATGTGCCATGCAGCCGCCGCTACCGTGCCGCCTTGCGCACGGCGGCCGGGGAGGGCGAGGCGGCGATCGCCGAGTGA
- a CDS encoding VIT domain-containing protein: MPSLARKGLCLLLLSLLSASAVPALAQTAAPQQQLLAPLLKTDRGERPIELRSATVSAHAAAGLAETTVELLFFNPNARVLEGQLAFPLRDGQQISGFALDIDGQMRDAVPVPKARGRQVFEAIERRGVDPGLVEQTAGNQFQLRLYPIPAHGSRRVRLVYRESLPRTAAGWQWRLPLGYAASARTLRLELSTQAAPVDAAALPAGLRLLPTPEGHAATWSGTPAQLPRELALSLRASSDPRVAVGSHEGQRYFQALLPIADLHSARPLPQRIGLLWDASGSARQRDIPAELALLQRYFTALGNAQVELVVLRDRAEAPRRFQVRAGDWSALKATLQRLQPDGASALGEWRPTADVQEYLLFSDGLGNYGTQALPALAAGQRLYAVASAGAHADTARLAVSAEARGGRLIELHGMQGVQQASERLLQRGGELVALQGEGVADLVADSRYADDGYLRIAGRLLAADATLQLEIATAASTRRLRLPLRDATAVPGDLVPGAWARAMLRRLAADPLGDAARRQQLASRFGLVSADTSLLVLENVDDYVRYAIAPPPALREAVARAQVQRQQEQDGQRKQRIDRVAEDFAQRIAWWQRSFPKNAPPQPKPQRGEDDARRERDGVARPAPAMAMAPPPAPVAPMPAEPSAELEAVVVAGAVAASEDSAANADAPAGAPGSTIALALQPWQPDSPYARRLRAAAPDAVYPLYLSERAAHADSVAFYLDVADVLFERGQRELALRVLSNLAELQLENRHVLRVLGYRLLQAGRADLAVPVFEQVLRLGEEEPQSFRDLGLAYAARGDAQAAIEQLYQVVARDWDSRFDGVALIALNELNAIVARSQPPLQTGFIDPRLLRNLPLDLRVVLNWDSDNSDMDLWVTDPNGERCYYAHRSTYQGGQLSQDFTGGYGPEEFSLRRAKPGTYKVEANFFGDRQPLVTGATTLHLQLSTGWGGATQRDQQVTLRLKDKKETILVGEFEVR, translated from the coding sequence ATGCCGTCCCTCGCGCGCAAAGGCCTGTGCCTGCTGTTGCTCTCGCTGTTGTCGGCCTCCGCCGTGCCGGCCCTGGCCCAAACCGCCGCGCCGCAGCAGCAACTCCTCGCTCCGCTGCTGAAGACAGATCGCGGCGAGCGCCCAATCGAACTGCGCTCGGCGACGGTGAGCGCGCATGCCGCCGCCGGCCTGGCCGAAACCACAGTGGAGCTGCTGTTCTTCAACCCCAATGCGCGCGTGCTGGAAGGGCAGCTGGCGTTCCCGCTGCGCGACGGCCAGCAGATCAGCGGCTTCGCCTTGGACATCGACGGCCAGATGCGCGACGCGGTGCCGGTGCCGAAGGCGCGCGGGCGGCAGGTGTTCGAGGCGATCGAGCGGCGCGGCGTGGACCCGGGCCTGGTCGAGCAGACCGCCGGCAACCAGTTCCAGCTGCGGCTGTATCCGATTCCCGCGCACGGCAGCCGCCGCGTGCGCCTGGTCTATCGCGAGTCGTTGCCGCGTACCGCCGCCGGTTGGCAGTGGCGGCTGCCACTGGGGTATGCGGCAAGCGCGCGGACGTTGCGCCTGGAGCTGAGCACGCAGGCGGCGCCGGTGGACGCCGCGGCGTTGCCTGCCGGCCTGCGCCTGCTGCCGACGCCCGAGGGGCACGCGGCGACGTGGTCGGGCACCCCAGCGCAACTGCCCAGGGAACTGGCGCTGTCGTTGCGCGCGAGCAGCGATCCGCGCGTCGCGGTCGGCAGCCACGAGGGCCAACGCTATTTCCAGGCGCTGCTGCCGATCGCCGACCTGCACAGCGCACGCCCCTTGCCGCAGCGCATCGGCCTGCTGTGGGATGCGTCGGGGTCGGCGCGGCAGCGCGACATTCCCGCGGAACTGGCCTTGCTGCAGCGCTATTTCACCGCGCTGGGCAACGCGCAGGTCGAACTGGTCGTGCTGCGCGACCGTGCCGAGGCGCCGCGCCGGTTCCAGGTGCGCGCTGGCGACTGGAGCGCGTTGAAAGCGACGCTGCAGCGTCTGCAGCCGGACGGCGCCAGCGCATTGGGCGAGTGGCGGCCGACCGCGGACGTGCAGGAATATCTTTTGTTCAGCGATGGGCTGGGCAACTACGGCACGCAAGCCTTGCCGGCGCTGGCGGCGGGCCAGCGCCTGTACGCGGTCGCTTCGGCCGGCGCCCATGCCGATACGGCACGTCTGGCGGTATCGGCGGAAGCGCGGGGCGGCCGCTTGATCGAGCTGCACGGCATGCAGGGCGTGCAGCAGGCCAGCGAGCGGCTGCTGCAGCGTGGCGGCGAACTGGTGGCGCTGCAGGGCGAGGGCGTCGCCGATCTGGTCGCCGATTCGCGCTATGCCGACGACGGTTATCTGCGCATCGCCGGGCGCCTGCTCGCGGCCGATGCGACGCTGCAGCTGGAGATCGCCACCGCCGCCAGCACGCGTCGCCTGCGTCTGCCGTTGCGCGACGCCACCGCGGTGCCGGGCGACCTGGTGCCCGGCGCCTGGGCGCGGGCCATGCTGCGCCGCCTGGCCGCCGATCCGCTCGGCGACGCCGCGCGCCGTCAGCAACTGGCCAGCCGCTTCGGCCTGGTCAGCGCCGACACCTCGCTGCTGGTGCTGGAGAACGTGGACGACTACGTGCGCTACGCCATCGCGCCGCCGCCGGCGCTGCGCGAGGCGGTGGCGCGCGCACAGGTGCAACGCCAGCAGGAGCAGGATGGGCAGCGCAAACAGCGCATCGATCGCGTCGCCGAGGATTTCGCGCAGCGCATCGCCTGGTGGCAGCGCAGCTTTCCGAAGAACGCACCGCCGCAGCCCAAGCCGCAACGCGGGGAGGACGACGCCCGCCGGGAGCGCGACGGCGTTGCGCGGCCCGCACCGGCGATGGCCATGGCGCCACCGCCTGCACCCGTTGCGCCGATGCCGGCGGAGCCGTCTGCCGAACTGGAGGCGGTGGTCGTCGCCGGCGCGGTCGCAGCATCGGAAGACTCCGCGGCGAACGCCGATGCGCCTGCCGGCGCGCCCGGCTCCACGATTGCCCTGGCATTGCAGCCCTGGCAGCCGGACTCGCCATACGCCCGGCGCCTGCGCGCCGCCGCGCCGGACGCGGTCTATCCGCTGTACCTGAGCGAGCGCGCCGCACATGCCGACAGCGTGGCGTTCTACCTGGACGTGGCCGACGTGCTGTTCGAACGCGGCCAGCGCGAGCTGGCGCTGCGCGTGCTGTCCAACCTGGCCGAGCTGCAGCTGGAGAACCGCCACGTATTGCGCGTGCTCGGCTACCGGCTGTTGCAGGCGGGCAGGGCGGACCTGGCGGTGCCGGTGTTCGAGCAGGTGCTGCGGTTGGGCGAAGAAGAGCCGCAGAGCTTCCGCGACCTGGGTCTGGCCTACGCCGCGCGCGGCGATGCGCAGGCCGCGATCGAGCAGCTCTACCAGGTGGTCGCGCGCGACTGGGACAGCCGCTTCGACGGCGTGGCGCTGATCGCCCTGAACGAATTGAACGCGATCGTGGCGCGGTCGCAGCCGCCTTTGCAGACCGGCTTCATCGATCCGCGCCTGCTGCGCAACTTGCCGCTGGACCTGCGCGTGGTGCTGAACTGGGACAGCGACAACAGCGACATGGACCTGTGGGTGACCGATCCCAACGGCGAGCGCTGCTATTACGCGCACCGCTCGACCTACCAGGGCGGGCAGCTGTCGCAGGACTTCACCGGCGGCTACGGACCGGAAGAGTTCTCGCTGCGCCGGGCCAAGCCGGGCACGTACAAGGTGGAGGCGAACTTCTTCGGCGACCGCCAGCCGCTGGTCACCGGCGCCACCACCTTGCACCTGCAGCTGAGCACCGGCTGGGGCGGCGCCACGCAGCGCGACCAGCAGGTGACGCTGCGGCTGAAGGACAAGAAGGAGACGATCCTGGTCGGCGAGTTCGAGGTGCGTTGA
- the recJ gene encoding single-stranded-DNA-specific exonuclease RecJ, which yields MSPPLRITRRPAAEGGPWTENVLPLLRRIYTARGAHEASLAQPKLAQLLPPDTLSGIDAAVVLLADAIAAGKRILVVGDFDCDGATACAVAVRGLRLLGAAQVLHAVPNRMVHGYGLSPALVAELAPLQPDLLVTVDHGIACHAGVAAAKALGWQVLITDHHLPGSVLPPADAIVDPNLAGDAFPSKMLAGVGVIFYVLLALRRHLRERGAFATQAPDLTVLLDLVAVGTVADLVPLDPNNRALVSAGLRRLQRGDGCVGLRALIEASGRDPARLSASDIGFALAPRLNAAGRLEDMALGIELLLCEDPQQAREIAATLEQINGERRAVQQQMTDEAEATVAQALLAAPDAPPVAVCLFDAEWHPGVIGLVASKMKDRLHRPVIAFAPAEPGSDQLRGSARSIPGFHIRDAMAAVEARRPGLMDKFGGHAMAAGLSLRHAALAEFEQLFREHALASLDAALLQAELLSDGALDPHELDHRHAEALRLAGPWGQGFPEPLFDGEFEVLQWRLLKERHLKLSLRCAGRGEPLNAIHFNGWRGDEPGRRVHIAYRLVADDYRGGEAVQLVVEYCRSLA from the coding sequence ATGAGTCCGCCGCTGCGCATCACCCGGCGGCCGGCCGCCGAGGGCGGGCCGTGGACGGAAAACGTGCTGCCGCTGCTGCGCCGCATCTACACCGCACGCGGCGCGCACGAGGCCAGCCTGGCGCAGCCGAAGCTGGCGCAGTTGCTGCCGCCCGATACGCTGAGCGGCATCGACGCGGCGGTCGTGCTGCTGGCCGACGCGATCGCCGCCGGCAAACGCATTCTGGTCGTCGGCGATTTCGATTGCGACGGCGCCACCGCCTGCGCGGTTGCGGTGCGCGGATTGCGCCTGCTCGGCGCCGCGCAGGTGCTGCACGCGGTGCCGAACCGCATGGTGCACGGCTATGGCCTGTCGCCGGCGCTGGTCGCCGAACTGGCGCCGCTGCAGCCGGACCTGTTGGTCACCGTCGACCACGGCATCGCCTGCCATGCCGGCGTCGCCGCGGCCAAGGCGCTGGGCTGGCAGGTGCTGATCACCGACCACCACCTGCCGGGCAGCGTGTTGCCGCCGGCCGACGCGATCGTCGATCCGAACCTGGCCGGCGACGCGTTCCCGAGCAAGATGCTGGCCGGGGTCGGGGTGATCTTCTACGTGCTGCTGGCCTTGCGTCGGCACCTGCGCGAGCGCGGCGCGTTCGCGACCCAGGCGCCGGATCTGACCGTGCTGCTGGACCTGGTCGCGGTCGGCACTGTCGCCGACCTGGTGCCGCTGGACCCGAACAACCGCGCGCTGGTCTCGGCCGGGCTGCGCCGCCTGCAGCGCGGCGACGGCTGCGTCGGCCTGCGCGCCTTGATCGAAGCCAGCGGCCGCGATCCGGCACGGCTCAGCGCCAGCGACATCGGGTTCGCCCTGGCGCCGCGGCTCAACGCCGCCGGCCGGCTCGAGGACATGGCGCTGGGCATCGAACTGCTGCTGTGCGAAGACCCGCAGCAGGCGCGGGAGATCGCCGCCACGCTGGAACAGATCAACGGCGAGCGCCGCGCGGTGCAGCAGCAGATGACCGACGAGGCCGAGGCCACCGTGGCGCAGGCGCTGCTGGCCGCGCCGGACGCGCCGCCGGTGGCGGTGTGCCTGTTCGATGCCGAGTGGCATCCGGGCGTGATCGGCCTGGTCGCCTCGAAGATGAAGGACCGCCTGCATCGCCCGGTGATCGCCTTCGCCCCGGCCGAGCCGGGCAGCGACCAGTTGCGCGGCTCGGCGCGCTCGATTCCCGGCTTCCACATCCGCGATGCGATGGCCGCGGTGGAGGCGCGCCGTCCCGGGTTGATGGACAAATTCGGCGGCCATGCGATGGCCGCGGGCCTGAGCCTGCGGCACGCCGCATTGGCCGAGTTCGAACAGCTGTTCCGCGAGCATGCGCTGGCCAGCCTGGACGCGGCGCTGCTGCAGGCCGAACTGCTCAGCGACGGCGCACTGGATCCGCACGAACTGGATCATCGCCATGCAGAGGCGCTGCGCCTGGCCGGGCCGTGGGGGCAGGGCTTTCCCGAGCCGCTGTTCGACGGCGAGTTCGAGGTGCTGCAGTGGCGCCTGCTGAAGGAGCGGCATCTCAAGCTGAGCCTGCGCTGCGCCGGCCGTGGCGAGCCGTTGAACGCGATCCATTTCAACGGCTGGCGCGGCGACGAACCCGGCCGCCGCGTGCACATCGCCTACCGCCTGGTCGCCGACGACTATCGCGGCGGCGAGGCGGTGCAACTGGTGGTGGAGTACTGCCGCAGCCTGGCTTAG
- a CDS encoding phosphoglycerate mutase, whose amino-acid sequence MAVATLLLPERARLAGPALTGEVARALGRAERERLGAGSEAQLRRHFTLPPGHWPVAALTRQLDAGDAGDGVWLRADPAYVVPDMQGARLTAHGDMLAIDAIDLAALLPSLQDLFAESGLVLDAPEPTRWYLRLAPGSALPEFAAPAQVLGADLFDHLPQGEGGRRWRALLTEAQVLLHQHPWNRERSARGQPAINSLWFWGGGALPATVSTAHAQVRSREPLLRALTQAAGIDAEQTPRVDALVDLRQLRAPEQFVGEVMQPLLEALRLGELQQLLLDFEDGTRFRIDREQRWRFWRRPLARLDA is encoded by the coding sequence GTGGCCGTCGCCACCTTGCTGCTGCCGGAGCGGGCGCGCCTGGCCGGTCCGGCGCTGACCGGCGAGGTGGCGCGGGCGCTCGGCCGCGCCGAGCGCGAGCGCCTGGGCGCCGGTTCCGAAGCGCAGTTGCGCCGCCATTTCACGCTGCCGCCGGGGCATTGGCCGGTGGCAGCGCTGACCCGGCAGCTGGATGCCGGCGATGCCGGCGACGGCGTCTGGCTGCGCGCCGATCCTGCCTACGTGGTGCCGGACATGCAGGGTGCGCGGCTGACGGCGCACGGCGACATGCTCGCGATCGACGCGATCGACCTGGCCGCGTTGCTGCCGTCGCTGCAGGACCTGTTCGCCGAGTCCGGCCTGGTCCTGGACGCGCCCGAACCCACCCGCTGGTATCTGCGCCTGGCGCCGGGCAGCGCGCTGCCGGAGTTCGCCGCGCCGGCGCAGGTGCTCGGCGCCGATCTGTTCGACCACCTGCCGCAGGGCGAGGGCGGGCGCCGCTGGCGTGCGCTGCTGACCGAGGCGCAGGTGCTGCTGCATCAGCATCCGTGGAACCGCGAACGCAGCGCGCGCGGGCAGCCGGCGATCAACTCGCTGTGGTTCTGGGGCGGCGGCGCGTTGCCGGCCACGGTGAGCACCGCGCATGCGCAGGTGCGCAGCCGCGAGCCGCTGCTGCGCGCGCTGACCCAGGCCGCCGGCATCGACGCCGAGCAAACGCCGCGCGTCGATGCGCTGGTCGATCTGCGCCAGCTGCGTGCGCCCGAGCAGTTCGTCGGCGAGGTGATGCAGCCGCTGCTCGAAGCGCTGCGCCTGGGCGAGCTGCAGCAATTGCTGCTGGATTTCGAGGACGGCACGCGTTTCCGGATCGACCGCGAGCAGCGTTGGCGCTTCTGGCGGCGGCCGCTGGCGCGCCTGGACGCATGA
- the greA gene encoding transcription elongation factor GreA, with the protein MTMQGAQRLREELDQLKSVKRPEVIAAIAEARAHGDLKENAEYHAAREQQGFIEGRIKQLESELSHAEVIDVSKLAVGSKVVFGATVTLADVESDEEKRYQLVGDLEADIKLGLIAISSPLARALIGKLEGDSVSIDAPAGRREYEIVSVEYIG; encoded by the coding sequence ATCACCATGCAAGGCGCGCAGCGTTTGCGCGAGGAACTGGACCAGTTGAAGTCGGTCAAGCGGCCCGAAGTCATCGCCGCGATCGCCGAGGCGCGCGCGCACGGCGATCTCAAGGAAAACGCCGAGTACCACGCCGCGCGCGAGCAGCAGGGCTTCATCGAAGGCCGCATCAAGCAGCTGGAGAGCGAGCTGTCGCACGCCGAGGTCATCGACGTCAGCAAGCTGGCGGTCGGCAGCAAGGTGGTGTTCGGCGCCACCGTGACCCTGGCCGACGTGGAGAGCGACGAAGAGAAGCGCTACCAGCTGGTCGGCGATCTGGAAGCGGACATCAAGCTCGGGCTGATCGCGATCTCCTCGCCGCTGGCGCGGGCGCTGATCGGCAAGCTGGAAGGCGACAGCGTCAGCATCGACGCGCCGGCCGGGCGCCGCGAGTACGAGATCGTCAGCGTCGAATACATCGGCTGA